From a region of the Macrobrachium nipponense isolate FS-2020 chromosome 3, ASM1510439v2, whole genome shotgun sequence genome:
- the LOC135221841 gene encoding ester hydrolase C11orf54 homolog gives MPLPVEKKPLHIPPLEEVATVLQNALKKSFVEASVAVVDCPDLTRQPFRLESKGLCGSPRLADVGGVPYLMPLVNKERVYDLKELAKLVDLPNAFVLGAGAGPFPYVGVNSELMANLKAGENASNGSHIAKLDPSSGNYILQKLPATETGCALLLNMYACEGKNGKVLHVKAKKRTADTNLVSCMRKGLEEFYGDKSVGLGGTFRLVEGKVKCHVMPEFSKTPITCDAEVNKWLKFFEMPAPMVFMSTFVSKENGQDLRLEHSHGYGSDWGGHYHYDTTPDSVEYEGYYNVAEFMYRVDRPTDSHGFGRD, from the coding sequence ATGCCACTGCCGGTTGAGAAGAAACCATTGCACATTCCACCGCTCGAGGAGGTTGCCACGGTTCTTCAAAATGCGCTAAAGAAGAGCTTTGTCGAAGCATCTGTAGCAGTCGTCGACTGCCCTGATTTGACACGACAGCCGTTCCGGTTGGAATCGAAGGGGCTGTGCGGATCACCGAGACTCGCTGACGTGGGTGGAGTTCCCTATCTGATGCCTCTGGTCAACAAGGAAAGGGTATATGACCTGAAAGAATTGGCAAAATTGGTCGATTTGCCGAATGCTTTTGTTCTCGGAGCTGGCGCAGGTCCTTTTCCATACGTCGGAGTGAACAGCGAGCTGATGGCAAACCTCAAAGCTGGAGAAAATGCGTCGAATGGGTCACATATCGCCAAGCTCGACCCTTCGTCAGGCAACTACATACTCCAGAAGCTCCCGGCAACAGAGACCGGTTGTGCGTTGCTGCTGAACATGTACGCTTGTGAGGGCAAGAACGGCAAGGTTTTGCATGTCAAGGCAAAGAAACGCACTGCCGATACCAACCTCGTGTCTTGCATGAGAAAAGGCCTAGAGGAATTTTACGGCGACAAGAGCGTCGGTCTAGGAGGCACCTTCCGGCTGGTTGAGGGCAAGGTCAAGTGTCACGTTATGCCAGAGTTCTCGAAGACGCCAATTACTTGCGATGCCGAAGTTAATAAGTGGCTCAAATTCTTCGAGATGCCCGCGCCAATGGTTTTCATGTCCACTTTCGTCTCCAAGGAAAATGGCCAAGATTTACGTCTAGAGCATTCTCACGGGTACGGAAGTGATTGGGGTGGGCACTATCACTATGATACCACCCCTGATAGCGTCGAGTACGAAGGTTATTACAATGTGGCAGAGTTTATGTACCGAGTGGACAGGCCGACAGATTCCCATGGATTTGGAAGGGACTAA